The Neobacillus sp. PS3-34 genome has a window encoding:
- a CDS encoding YggT family protein, whose protein sequence is MGTVIFQIGQYIYDIYYWLILIFIFGSWFPQFHKSRIGIGIGKLVNPYLAIFRRFIPPFGVIDFSAYIALIAYRYLGGFALQGFHQVLKMIGL, encoded by the coding sequence TTGGGCACAGTTATTTTTCAGATTGGACAATATATTTACGATATTTATTATTGGTTAATTTTAATCTTTATTTTCGGATCTTGGTTTCCGCAATTCCATAAATCAAGGATTGGAATAGGGATTGGGAAACTAGTTAACCCTTACTTAGCAATCTTTAGAAGATTTATTCCTCCATTTGGTGTAATTGATTTTTCTGCATACATCGCATTAATAGCCTATAGATATTTAGGGGGATTTGCGCTGCAAGGCTTCCACCAAGTATTGAAAATGATCGGATTATAA
- a CDS encoding alkaline phosphatase family protein, translating into MGRSHEGGLSFRNYGEYAYNYDPATKTYLPNNPGTTDFGGNYDPHYPSWDLDISDAARYKEWEKEFKQFEENGNLPQFEVVYLPNDHTGGSKWGPQQMVAQNDYALGKLTETVSNSKYWKNTAIFVVEDDAQGGVDHVDAHRSVALAISPYTQIGKVDSTFYDTPAILRTMELIMGLKPMTQFESAAIPMFNSFTAKPNFKPYSIEQSKYWPEEGDATPAAAANSTLYPKDMDFSKPDSVDRERLNKENWKKIKGSYPKVKNEGKQQK; encoded by the coding sequence TTGGGACGTAGCCATGAAGGCGGCCTTTCTTTCCGCAACTATGGTGAATATGCCTATAATTATGACCCGGCAACGAAAACATACTTGCCAAATAATCCGGGTACAACCGATTTTGGCGGCAATTATGATCCTCACTATCCAAGTTGGGATTTAGATATTTCCGATGCTGCTCGTTATAAAGAGTGGGAGAAGGAGTTCAAACAGTTTGAAGAAAACGGGAATCTTCCTCAATTCGAAGTGGTTTATTTGCCTAATGACCATACTGGCGGTTCGAAGTGGGGACCACAACAGATGGTGGCACAGAATGATTATGCGTTAGGTAAGCTTACTGAAACCGTCAGTAACTCAAAGTATTGGAAAAATACAGCCATTTTTGTTGTCGAGGATGATGCACAGGGTGGGGTGGACCATGTGGATGCCCATCGAAGTGTAGCGCTTGCGATCAGTCCGTATACGCAAATCGGCAAAGTGGATAGCACATTCTATGATACACCGGCCATTCTTCGGACGATGGAGTTGATCATGGGCTTGAAGCCGATGACACAATTTGAGTCTGCGGCAATCCCGATGTTCAATTCCTTTACAGCAAAGCCGAATTTCAAGCCTTACTCGATTGAACAGTCAAAATATTGGCCTGAAGAAGGCGATGCTACACCAGCTGCAGCAGCAAACTCCACTCTATATCCAAAGGATATGGATTTCTCGAAACCAGACTCGGTTGACCGGGAGAGACTGAATAAAGAAAATTGGAAGAAGATCAAAGGATCCTATCCGAAGGTGAAAAATGAAGGCAAGCAACAGAAATAA
- a CDS encoding beta-propeller fold lactonase family protein encodes MKRKKLLAASLATLLLGSTSAYAGYTKLVVGPKGDGTAVTPHGWSVTPSGQQLTLGDFPMGGALSPDHRFLIVSNDGQGEQSLQVVDINSQKVVQTIPYKSPEALYLGVAFSPDGKTVYASAGGNNKIRVYDFNNGTLTEKSPIMLTDNSKTNFYPAGLSVSTDGKALFVVNNLNHSVSKVDLTANKMAKTVPVGKHPYAAILSKDGKSLYVSNWGESSISVLDPENLTVKNTIPVGLHPNAMVEDTKNGMLYVSNSDSDSISVVDPVKQKEIKSISLSPYKQAPAGSQPNALTLSEDGHTLYVANGGNNDVAVINLNKGEISGLIPTAWYPSGIYQNDGKLMVLNAKGLGAGSNRDGQYIGNMIKGTMSFIDVPDEKQLKDYTKQVERNNESYKPTGYSASKKFPIPRFEGQESPIKHVIYVIKENRTYDQVFGDVKKGNGDPSLTIFGKDVTPNIHKLANQFVLLDNFYANAEISAQGHNWSTAAQANDYVEKNWLANYSGRNRGYDFEGGKEAAYPKAGFLWTNAIRSGISFRSYGEFTQYDKATGKYVASEPALAIILIRTTLPLT; translated from the coding sequence ATGAAACGCAAAAAGTTGCTTGCAGCGTCCCTCGCTACTTTGCTTCTAGGTTCAACGTCAGCTTATGCAGGATACACTAAATTAGTGGTTGGACCGAAAGGAGATGGAACAGCTGTTACACCTCATGGATGGTCCGTTACTCCATCTGGCCAACAACTGACGTTAGGTGATTTTCCAATGGGCGGAGCGTTAAGTCCTGATCATCGCTTTCTCATTGTTTCAAATGATGGGCAAGGTGAACAATCGCTTCAAGTAGTTGACATTAACTCCCAGAAGGTCGTCCAGACCATTCCTTACAAATCTCCTGAAGCACTTTATTTAGGTGTCGCCTTCAGTCCGGATGGAAAAACCGTTTATGCATCCGCTGGCGGCAATAACAAAATCCGCGTTTATGATTTTAATAATGGAACTCTAACAGAAAAATCTCCTATTATGCTCACAGACAACAGTAAAACCAATTTTTATCCGGCAGGGCTTTCCGTTTCTACGGATGGCAAAGCACTCTTTGTTGTTAATAATTTAAATCACTCTGTTTCAAAAGTAGATCTGACAGCCAATAAAATGGCTAAAACAGTGCCTGTTGGCAAGCATCCTTATGCAGCGATTTTAAGTAAAGATGGAAAATCCCTGTATGTCAGCAACTGGGGAGAAAGCAGCATCAGTGTGCTTGATCCGGAAAATTTAACGGTGAAAAATACGATTCCTGTCGGCCTTCATCCGAATGCAATGGTTGAAGACACTAAGAATGGCATGTTATATGTTTCCAATTCCGACAGCGATTCAATTTCAGTCGTTGACCCTGTGAAACAAAAAGAAATCAAAAGCATTTCCTTAAGCCCTTATAAACAGGCACCAGCAGGCAGCCAGCCAAATGCGCTTACTTTAAGTGAAGATGGCCATACGCTGTATGTTGCCAACGGAGGAAATAACGATGTAGCGGTCATTAACCTCAACAAAGGGGAGATATCTGGCTTAATTCCAACCGCATGGTATCCGAGCGGTATCTATCAAAATGATGGCAAGCTGATGGTCCTAAATGCAAAAGGACTCGGAGCCGGTTCAAACCGTGATGGGCAATACATCGGGAATATGATCAAAGGAACCATGTCGTTTATCGATGTTCCGGATGAGAAGCAGTTAAAGGACTATACGAAACAAGTGGAGCGCAATAATGAAAGTTATAAACCAACGGGCTATAGTGCAAGCAAAAAATTCCCGATTCCTCGCTTTGAGGGTCAGGAGTCTCCGATTAAGCATGTTATTTATGTCATAAAGGAAAATCGTACATATGATCAGGTTTTTGGTGACGTGAAAAAAGGAAACGGTGATCCGAGTTTAACGATTTTTGGCAAGGATGTTACGCCAAATATCCATAAGCTGGCTAATCAATTTGTCCTGTTGGATAATTTTTATGCGAATGCAGAAATCAGCGCACAGGGACATAACTGGTCAACCGCGGCCCAGGCAAACGACTATGTGGAGAAGAACTGGCTGGCCAATTATTCTGGCCGAAACCGAGGCTATGATTTTGAAGGTGGCAAAGAAGCCGCATATCCAAAGGCAGGATTTTTATGGACGAATGCGATTCGGTCGGGCATTTCGTTTAGAAGCTATGGTGAATTTACACAATATGATAAAGCAACAGGGAAATATGTTGCGTCAGAACCAGCCTTGGCAATCATTTTGATCCGGACTACCCTACCTTTGACATGA
- a CDS encoding MFS transporter, with the protein MKRIHYSWIILCISFFSIIVAGIIRSSSGVFIDPFEHEFGWDRSVISLAFAISLFLYGISGPFMAALIEVLGLKKMMVVSMATLMAGILLTFLMNQSWQLILIWGIIIGLGSGLFLTVLSPYVANHWFEKRRGLAVGILTASTATGQLILLPVLAILIKNYSWRWAIGFILVLSFIMLAMILIFMKNSPKDVDILPYGLKEKREENQTVQNKNPIIIAFQGLMEAIRVKEFWLLAGSFFICGLSTSGLIGTHFVSYCMGFGIPLVTAASMLSFMGVFDLVGTTISGWLSDRFDNRWLLFWYYSLRGASLVLLPFALMKGSITLLVIFSIFYGLDWIATVPPTISISRQIFGVKKSGIVYGWIFASHQVGAAVAAFGGGIIFKVFDSYTWAFSIAGMFCILASLFVIIIKKQGINVQAKQDLNKVKL; encoded by the coding sequence TTGAAACGTATTCATTACAGCTGGATTATTTTATGTATTTCTTTCTTTTCAATTATTGTTGCAGGAATCATTCGATCATCATCAGGAGTTTTCATTGACCCTTTTGAGCATGAATTTGGATGGGACCGGTCTGTCATTTCTCTGGCGTTTGCGATCAGTCTCTTTTTATACGGAATATCGGGTCCGTTTATGGCGGCTTTAATCGAGGTGCTTGGCCTAAAGAAAATGATGGTCGTATCCATGGCCACCTTGATGGCAGGTATATTGCTGACGTTTCTTATGAACCAATCATGGCAGTTGATTTTAATATGGGGGATTATTATTGGGCTGGGGTCTGGCCTGTTTTTAACGGTTCTTAGCCCATATGTAGCCAATCATTGGTTTGAGAAAAGAAGAGGGCTTGCAGTCGGAATATTAACGGCAAGTACAGCAACGGGACAGTTAATTTTGCTTCCGGTTCTGGCGATTTTAATCAAAAATTACTCATGGCGCTGGGCGATTGGATTTATTTTGGTCCTCAGCTTTATTATGCTGGCTATGATTCTAATTTTTATGAAAAATTCACCAAAGGACGTTGATATTTTACCTTACGGACTCAAAGAGAAAAGAGAAGAGAATCAAACCGTTCAGAATAAGAATCCAATCATTATTGCTTTCCAGGGTCTGATGGAAGCGATACGTGTGAAGGAATTTTGGCTATTGGCTGGCAGTTTTTTTATCTGCGGGCTTTCAACAAGCGGATTGATTGGCACACATTTTGTTTCATATTGTATGGGTTTTGGAATACCCTTAGTTACCGCAGCCTCAATGCTTTCATTTATGGGTGTATTTGATCTGGTCGGAACCACCATTTCCGGCTGGCTTTCGGACCGCTTTGATAACAGGTGGCTGTTATTTTGGTATTACAGTTTAAGAGGGGCTTCGCTTGTTCTTCTTCCTTTTGCGCTGATGAAAGGCTCCATAACCTTACTCGTGATTTTCTCTATATTTTATGGCTTGGACTGGATTGCAACAGTCCCGCCAACGATTAGTATCTCCAGACAGATTTTTGGGGTGAAGAAAAGCGGGATTGTTTACGGTTGGATTTTTGCATCTCATCAGGTAGGAGCAGCAGTAGCAGCATTTGGCGGAGGCATCATCTTTAAGGTATTCGACTCCTACACATGGGCATTTTCGATTGCAGGAATGTTTTGTATCTTAGCAAGCTTGTTTGTCATTATCATTAAAAAACAAGGAATAAATGTTCAGGCTAAACAGGATTTAAATAAAGTGAAATTATAA
- a CDS encoding GGDEF domain-containing protein: MLKDRIFTSLIFIAALAVSIPMASLTINFKTYFFALSIYWLFSTLYHNLKLTSKKGQIVMDYGISYSLSISLFTCPLGLLIFETLYRFTVYFNKKRTKTKDPDEFADTFYNIGAFTLNNSIAYYLFVHMYPYFQNIPFGFWVLMIILVLVTSILSDIYLITSFFLLGDMKTFHEAIDFIKSRSVLDIGKLAITNGLLYLFLQEHKWEMLLSLFVLNYLVSRSFISKSQNLENKIERDKFEQMAYTDFLTGVSNRAYMDKLMAELNQTNDYIGIVVADIDHFKSINDNYNHAVGDQVIRHFAATLKSFLMKDDYLFRSGGEEFTMFLLNRNFESNVKIIEEILEGIKNSNVTVEFNNEKHSISYTVSFGLYFDKVNAHVSMERGYIYADQLLLLSKKLGKNRLSSKNGTIQEVPLSNYYI; this comes from the coding sequence ATGCTGAAGGATAGAATTTTCACTTCTCTCATTTTTATTGCTGCATTGGCTGTATCCATTCCTATGGCAAGCCTTACGATTAATTTTAAAACATATTTTTTTGCTTTAAGCATTTATTGGTTATTTTCCACCCTTTATCACAACTTAAAGCTTACCAGCAAAAAAGGGCAAATCGTAATGGACTATGGAATATCCTATAGCTTGTCGATTAGCTTATTTACCTGCCCATTAGGATTGCTTATTTTTGAAACACTTTATCGATTCACCGTATATTTTAACAAAAAAAGAACGAAAACAAAGGATCCAGATGAATTTGCGGATACCTTTTATAATATTGGTGCCTTTACGCTTAATAACTCTATTGCTTATTATCTGTTTGTCCATATGTATCCTTACTTTCAAAACATTCCCTTCGGCTTCTGGGTTTTGATGATCATTTTAGTTCTCGTGACATCCATATTATCTGATATCTATTTAATAACAAGCTTCTTCCTTTTAGGCGACATGAAGACATTCCATGAGGCTATCGATTTTATCAAGAGCAGAAGCGTGCTCGATATAGGAAAGTTAGCCATTACGAACGGTCTATTATATCTCTTTCTACAGGAACATAAGTGGGAAATGTTACTTAGCCTTTTCGTCCTTAATTATCTGGTTAGCCGCTCATTTATTTCAAAGTCTCAAAACCTGGAAAATAAAATTGAACGCGATAAGTTTGAACAAATGGCCTATACAGACTTTTTAACTGGTGTTTCCAATCGTGCATATATGGATAAGCTGATGGCAGAGTTGAATCAAACAAATGATTATATTGGAATTGTTGTAGCAGACATTGATCATTTCAAAAGCATTAATGATAATTATAACCATGCTGTAGGAGATCAGGTGATTCGACATTTCGCCGCTACTTTAAAGAGCTTTTTAATGAAAGATGATTATCTGTTTAGAAGTGGTGGAGAAGAATTCACTATGTTCCTTTTAAACAGGAATTTTGAAAGTAATGTGAAGATAATTGAAGAGATACTAGAAGGAATTAAAAATAGCAATGTGACCGTTGAATTTAACAATGAGAAACACTCTATATCTTATACAGTCTCTTTTGGCCTCTATTTTGATAAGGTAAATGCACATGTATCCATGGAAAGAGGATATATTTATGCCGATCAATTATTGCTACTGTCGAAAAAATTAGGAAAAAACAGATTGTCTTCAAAAAATGGGACAATCCAGGAAGTCCCTCTATCAAATTATTATATTTAA
- a CDS encoding DinB family protein: protein MNQKEYEWVKETRAELLNFCRELEPNDFTRQLDGFGFQSIRDTLIHIADCYHAWLGSFVLLKTKKPLTPKENRGHVGIEEITKRFEQADAYVNKVFEVHSQNMDEHIHREIPWRDEGEILSLTPDKLLTHTITHEFHHKGQVVTMARQLGYQPPNTDVLGTRD, encoded by the coding sequence ATGAATCAAAAAGAATATGAATGGGTCAAGGAAACTCGAGCAGAACTTCTTAACTTTTGCCGTGAGCTAGAGCCAAATGACTTTACTCGCCAACTAGACGGGTTCGGATTTCAAAGCATACGAGACACACTGATTCATATAGCGGATTGTTATCACGCATGGCTCGGATCATTTGTTTTATTAAAAACGAAGAAGCCGCTCACGCCAAAAGAAAACCGGGGGCACGTAGGTATTGAGGAAATAACAAAACGATTTGAACAAGCTGATGCATATGTAAATAAGGTTTTCGAAGTACACTCACAAAACATGGATGAGCACATTCATCGGGAGATTCCCTGGAGAGATGAAGGAGAAATCTTATCCCTTACACCAGATAAACTGCTCACACATACCATCACTCACGAATTCCACCACAAGGGCCAGGTTGTAACGATGGCACGCCAGCTGGGCTATCAGCCTCCGAATACAGATGTGTTGGGAACTAGAGATTAG
- the spoIIP gene encoding stage II sporulation protein P, which yields MQTDNELFTLIKETFPLNPRPDFVSDTEDKLRKIARKMNRKRTFKRLSVLSGGFLFCSIVLLWIFSYNGNEVINNTLSLIDERHASSIVNQQEPLIYIYHSHNKESFISETKVKDPNMAFHSLKNITLVGEKLSQDLNNKSIKNIHENRDVMEILKDRGLTMVQSYTVSREALSEALKNHKSIKMVFDIHRDTQKRNVTTTKINGKDYARITFTVSRSSVNYDKNVKFAESLHKILEEKYPGLSRGVVVKSNPSNQSTYNQDLKDESALLEIGGVENTLAEEYRTVDAFAKVIEELLKKK from the coding sequence ATGCAAACTGATAATGAGCTTTTTACCCTTATTAAAGAAACATTCCCACTTAACCCACGACCAGACTTTGTTTCAGATACAGAAGATAAACTAAGAAAAATAGCAAGAAAAATGAATAGAAAAAGAACCTTTAAACGTCTATCTGTTCTTTCCGGCGGATTCCTTTTTTGTAGTATCGTACTTTTATGGATTTTCTCTTATAACGGAAACGAAGTCATTAATAATACGCTTTCTTTGATTGATGAACGTCACGCATCATCCATAGTTAACCAGCAAGAACCATTAATTTATATTTATCATTCACACAATAAAGAATCTTTCATTTCAGAAACCAAGGTCAAAGATCCCAACATGGCTTTTCATTCATTAAAGAATATAACATTAGTGGGAGAAAAACTTAGTCAGGATTTAAATAATAAAAGTATAAAAAATATACATGAAAACAGAGATGTAATGGAGATTTTGAAGGATAGAGGACTAACTATGGTACAGTCATATACCGTTTCAAGGGAAGCATTAAGCGAAGCTTTGAAAAACCACAAGAGCATTAAAATGGTGTTTGATATACACCGAGACACACAAAAGAGAAATGTTACAACCACCAAAATAAATGGAAAAGATTATGCAAGAATTACATTTACGGTATCTCGTTCAAGTGTTAATTACGATAAGAATGTCAAGTTTGCAGAAAGCCTTCATAAAATACTTGAAGAAAAATATCCGGGTTTATCAAGAGGGGTAGTTGTTAAATCGAATCCAAGCAATCAAAGTACTTACAATCAAGACTTAAAAGATGAATCGGCCTTATTGGAGATTGGTGGAGTTGAAAATACTTTGGCGGAAGAATATAGAACGGTAGATGCCTTTGCAAAGGTTATTGAAGAACTATTAAAGAAGAAATAA
- a CDS encoding cupin domain-containing protein — protein MNKLLDDTLINFAEKLQLPEKIINSEDLPWVPFDDRQCHFKPLRFDFTTGTWTYLFKIKPNKTLTRHRHTGGSVIGFNIQGQWRYEERN, from the coding sequence ATGAATAAACTTCTAGATGATACATTAATAAATTTTGCTGAAAAGCTTCAGCTTCCTGAAAAAATAATAAATAGCGAGGATTTGCCCTGGGTGCCATTTGATGATAGGCAGTGCCATTTTAAACCACTCCGGTTTGATTTTACAACAGGTACATGGACATATTTATTTAAGATTAAACCGAACAAAACGTTAACTCGCCACCGGCACACCGGGGGAAGCGTTATAGGTTTTAATATCCAAGGACAATGGAGATACGAGGAGAGGAATTGA
- a CDS encoding alkaline phosphatase family protein: MKISDLTRLDAWKEEFHQFVDNGNLPQLQIVRLPNDHTLGTKPGELSPQSMVARNDYAVGKLVDMVSHSPYWKDTAIFVTEDDAQNGWDSVDAHRTTSLVISPYTQTGKVDSTFYDTTSMLRTMEMILGMKPMTQFDASAVPMINSFTHKPKFDPFKVEDPTYPLDRKNGENAPMAKESEKLDFSGVDHANPEKLNKILWKAVKGDKPYPGETKSK, from the coding sequence ATGAAAATTTCAGATCTTACCCGATTGGATGCGTGGAAAGAAGAATTCCATCAATTCGTAGATAACGGAAATCTTCCACAGCTGCAGATCGTTCGCCTGCCTAACGACCATACACTCGGAACAAAACCGGGAGAACTAAGCCCGCAATCGATGGTAGCTCGAAACGACTATGCCGTTGGAAAGCTTGTTGATATGGTCAGTCATTCTCCTTATTGGAAGGATACGGCTATCTTTGTTACGGAGGACGATGCTCAGAATGGCTGGGATTCAGTTGATGCCCACCGCACAACCTCTCTTGTCATCAGTCCGTACACTCAAACAGGCAAGGTGGACAGTACTTTTTATGATACAACGTCGATGCTCCGCACGATGGAAATGATTTTAGGCATGAAGCCGATGACACAATTTGATGCTTCGGCAGTACCGATGATCAATTCGTTCACACACAAACCGAAATTTGATCCATTTAAAGTGGAAGATCCAACCTATCCTCTTGACCGTAAAAATGGGGAAAATGCACCGATGGCGAAGGAGTCCGAAAAACTGGATTTTTCAGGAGTCGATCATGCAAACCCTGAAAAATTGAACAAGATTCTCTGGAAAGCTGTAAAAGGCGATAAGCCTTATCCAGGTGAGACTAAGTCTAAATAA
- a CDS encoding DUF2185 domain-containing protein → MSWYLDNVYDLNKESPYTFYVTSSEVLDKLKVGDLVKLIFVTDKAEDDGYRGDRMWVQITNIKGKKFKGKLNNEPHRLPLKIGDAIPFGIENICDTEYQDPNSSEWDFYFDTLVTVSEDVLEKREFNFMLRDYPNGEGDSGWSILSGYEADDFLSDSENFQIVSVGVILNFDDSILKFIQEPPLCAYERNDVGEFYKIDDYDWDGYLNS, encoded by the coding sequence ATGTCCTGGTATTTAGATAATGTTTACGACCTAAACAAAGAATCGCCGTATACGTTTTATGTTACTAGTTCAGAGGTGTTGGACAAATTAAAAGTTGGTGATTTGGTAAAGTTAATCTTCGTAACTGATAAAGCTGAAGATGATGGATATAGAGGAGATCGAATGTGGGTTCAAATCACCAACATAAAAGGAAAAAAGTTTAAAGGAAAACTGAACAATGAACCTCATCGCTTGCCTTTAAAAATAGGCGATGCGATTCCATTCGGAATTGAAAACATATGCGATACGGAATATCAAGACCCGAATTCATCTGAATGGGATTTTTATTTTGACACCTTAGTTACGGTTAGCGAAGATGTACTTGAAAAAAGAGAATTTAACTTTATGCTAAGGGATTATCCAAATGGCGAAGGTGATTCTGGTTGGTCAATATTAAGCGGCTATGAAGCCGATGACTTTCTAAGTGATTCCGAAAACTTTCAAATTGTCTCTGTTGGAGTAATCTTGAATTTCGACGATTCCATTTTGAAATTTATTCAAGAACCGCCTTTATGTGCATATGAAAGAAATGATGTAGGCGAATTTTATAAGATTGATGATTACGATTGGGATGGTTATTTAAACAGTTAA
- a CDS encoding RNA polymerase sigma factor, which translates to MFDLENLEDNIIGIYRLHYLDVYRFLVCFTGNQNDAEDLTQEVFIRVLNNLSNFNNGNLKTWIFSIAKHIAIDHYRKKKFSSIFKEGFFKQLVSTDKEPNEIIVQKELKKIVHVAISKLKPDFRAVVILRGINELSIKETAEILNCSESKVKVDFHRALKVLKKKLNIDVEEVIENAN; encoded by the coding sequence TTGTTTGATTTAGAGAACCTGGAAGACAATATTATTGGAATTTATCGTCTTCACTATTTGGACGTTTACCGGTTTCTTGTTTGTTTTACTGGAAATCAAAACGATGCAGAGGACTTGACTCAAGAAGTGTTTATACGAGTTTTGAACAATTTATCAAACTTTAATAACGGCAACTTAAAGACTTGGATTTTTTCGATAGCAAAACATATTGCAATTGATCATTATAGAAAGAAAAAATTTAGTTCTATCTTTAAGGAGGGATTTTTCAAACAGCTCGTATCAACTGATAAGGAGCCCAATGAAATAATAGTACAAAAAGAATTAAAGAAAATCGTTCACGTAGCTATATCTAAATTAAAACCAGATTTTAGAGCTGTAGTAATACTGAGAGGTATAAACGAACTATCAATAAAAGAAACAGCAGAAATACTCAATTGTAGTGAATCCAAGGTTAAAGTGGATTTTCACAGAGCTTTGAAAGTTCTCAAAAAGAAATTAAATATCGATGTAGAGGAGGTAATAGAAAATGCAAACTGA
- a CDS encoding VOC family protein — MKYRVSKNIGFQVRDIEKAKSFYENILGVNQLEQGFENEIGFSTAYNNIFLIKGNENLGPIMEIFVEDLEEAKTHLLENRV, encoded by the coding sequence ATGAAATATAGAGTATCCAAGAATATTGGATTTCAGGTTCGGGATATTGAAAAAGCAAAATCATTTTATGAAAATATTCTCGGAGTTAATCAGCTTGAGCAAGGTTTCGAAAATGAAATTGGGTTCAGCACGGCCTATAATAATATTTTTTTAATAAAAGGAAATGAAAATCTTGGACCTATAATGGAGATTTTCGTTGAGGATTTAGAAGAAGCGAAAACTCATTTATTGGAAAATAGGGTTTGA
- a CDS encoding GNAT family N-acetyltransferase, with protein sequence MNTDLIIRQANIQDFPYIVPIFDSYREYFKQQRNPAEVEAFLFDKFEHMESVIFIAEQDSEVIGFAQLYPIFSSLTLQRVWLLNDFFISEGFRHSGFGKQLFAKVKEFSLLTKAKGIELSVEHINEKAWGFWESQGFKLDEEFRYYFFKL encoded by the coding sequence ATGAATACTGATCTAATTATCAGACAAGCCAATATTCAAGATTTTCCTTATATAGTTCCTATATTTGATTCCTATCGTGAGTATTTTAAACAGCAAAGAAATCCTGCTGAAGTGGAAGCATTTCTCTTTGATAAATTTGAACACATGGAATCTGTGATATTTATTGCAGAGCAAGATAGTGAAGTTATTGGTTTTGCCCAACTGTATCCGATTTTTTCCTCCTTAACCTTACAGCGAGTTTGGTTACTAAATGACTTTTTTATATCAGAGGGGTTTCGTCATTCTGGGTTTGGTAAACAGCTTTTCGCGAAAGTAAAGGAATTTTCATTGTTAACGAAAGCAAAAGGAATTGAGCTTTCAGTAGAGCATATTAATGAAAAGGCATGGGGATTTTGGGAAAGTCAGGGATTTAAGTTAGACGAGGAATTTCGTTATTACTTTTTTAAATTGTAA
- a CDS encoding DinB family protein, which produces MKNNKEVREEILLSVSGLTDAQLNEKPNGMWSIMQVLEHLYLTERTIVYQMMRVMANDEESQVENKPIHLALNRTNKFVAPSFLTPSVEFTTLDAIKAKLLASRTALEAFVTSADEEKMLKRSFPNPIFGLIHVKQWVEFIGFHEERHLAQIEEVKQELGFYEVKE; this is translated from the coding sequence ATGAAGAATAATAAAGAGGTTCGTGAGGAGATTTTACTAAGTGTTTCAGGTTTAACAGACGCACAATTAAATGAAAAACCTAATGGCATGTGGAGTATTATGCAAGTTTTAGAGCATCTATATTTGACGGAACGGACGATCGTTTACCAAATGATGAGGGTGATGGCAAACGATGAGGAATCGCAGGTAGAAAATAAACCAATACATCTAGCACTAAACCGCACAAATAAGTTTGTTGCACCGTCATTTCTTACACCTTCTGTAGAGTTTACAACGCTGGACGCTATAAAGGCGAAACTCCTTGCGTCGCGGACTGCTTTAGAAGCATTTGTAACTTCCGCTGATGAAGAGAAGATGCTGAAGCGCTCTTTTCCAAATCCTATTTTTGGATTAATTCATGTTAAGCAGTGGGTTGAATTTATCGGTTTCCATGAGGAGCGTCATTTAGCACAAATTGAAGAAGTGAAACAGGAGTTAGGCTTTTACGAGGTGAAAGAATAG